From Dethiosulfovibrio russensis, a single genomic window includes:
- a CDS encoding tripartite tricarboxylate transporter permease, with protein MDIVSSLNIGIHAFFSDITVFPLLVSGVIMGLIFGCIPGLTAALGVSLILPLTYMMTPIQGISTLIGIYVGGISGGLYGAVLLNIPGTSASIVTCFDGTPLAKKGRAAEALSMGVFASFVGGTFSMVVLVTIAPMLAKAALIFGPWEYTALGIMGLSVVVSLASKDMTKGLIAAVVGIFLAMAGMDPVMGVTRFTFGIWQLDSGFPTLATLMGFFALGEMLTQVRSMSTGEPQFNPMQKKVSIIPSWTDIAQSKTALWVGSLIGTLIGILPGVGQSTASMIAYSQVKNLSKHPEEFGNGCIEGVAVSESANNAVNGGAMIPMMTLGIPGDLVTSILMGGLVIHGLQPGPLMFRMNADIVGSMFIAYALSNFVMVIVALVLVRVFVRLLKVPAKILYPVILIMCILGTFSVNNRIFDIWVLLGAGTFGYFFTNSGFSLPPLILGYILGPIVESNFRTAIISSGGNLSDLAGRPIALVIFVISVLFIIMPLVSTRRKRMRISRCPE; from the coding sequence ATGGATATCGTATCGAGTCTGAACATCGGCATTCACGCTTTTTTCTCCGATATCACGGTTTTCCCGCTTCTGGTCTCAGGCGTAATAATGGGGTTGATCTTCGGGTGCATTCCTGGACTCACCGCCGCTCTGGGAGTATCGCTTATACTGCCCCTTACCTATATGATGACCCCCATTCAAGGTATATCCACCCTGATAGGCATATATGTCGGCGGAATATCGGGAGGATTGTACGGAGCCGTCCTGTTGAACATTCCGGGAACTTCGGCATCCATCGTCACGTGTTTCGACGGCACTCCACTGGCTAAAAAGGGCAGAGCAGCCGAAGCTCTATCGATGGGTGTATTCGCATCCTTCGTAGGAGGCACATTCAGCATGGTCGTTTTGGTTACCATAGCGCCAATGCTCGCCAAAGCCGCCTTGATATTCGGCCCCTGGGAATACACCGCACTCGGCATAATGGGACTCAGCGTGGTGGTCAGCTTGGCAAGCAAGGATATGACAAAAGGTCTTATTGCGGCGGTCGTAGGCATCTTTTTGGCCATGGCGGGAATGGACCCGGTCATGGGAGTCACGAGATTCACTTTCGGAATCTGGCAGCTGGACAGCGGATTTCCAACTCTCGCGACTCTGATGGGATTTTTCGCCCTCGGAGAGATGTTGACCCAGGTAAGATCTATGTCGACCGGTGAACCCCAATTCAACCCCATGCAGAAGAAAGTCTCCATAATTCCGTCATGGACCGATATAGCCCAATCCAAAACGGCGCTATGGGTAGGCTCCCTTATCGGAACGCTTATAGGCATACTGCCGGGGGTGGGACAATCCACGGCCTCCATGATCGCCTATTCACAGGTAAAGAACCTTTCGAAGCATCCTGAGGAATTCGGCAACGGCTGCATCGAGGGTGTCGCTGTTTCCGAATCTGCAAACAACGCGGTAAACGGCGGAGCGATGATTCCGATGATGACTCTCGGGATTCCGGGAGATTTAGTTACCTCCATATTGATGGGCGGGCTGGTGATTCACGGACTTCAGCCAGGTCCGCTCATGTTCAGGATGAATGCCGACATAGTGGGATCCATGTTCATCGCCTACGCACTTTCGAATTTCGTCATGGTGATAGTAGCCTTGGTTTTGGTAAGAGTTTTCGTAAGACTACTTAAGGTTCCGGCAAAGATACTCTATCCGGTTATACTGATCATGTGCATATTGGGTACCTTCAGCGTAAACAACCGCATATTCGATATATGGGTGTTGCTTGGAGCCGGGACATTCGGATATTTCTTCACCAACAGCGGTTTTTCCCTTCCTCCTTTGATACTGGGGTATATTCTGGGTCCCATAGTGGAGAGCAACTTCAGGACTGCCATAATATCTTCCGGAGGGAATCTGTCCGATCTGGCCGGACGACCTATAGCATTGGTCATATTCGTCATATCGGTCCTGTTCATAATCATGCCTCTGGTATCGACTCGACGGAAAAGGATGAGGATATCAAGATGTCCAGAATAA
- a CDS encoding mandelate racemase/muconate lactonizing enzyme family protein: MSRIKKWDIRTIKRSTTVMATSYGKPPQEKEHVIVRVEDEDGVRGWGESTPLPEFSGETVAIVKLVLTKYLLPPLIGMESFDMGSLHESMDISIYGNNASKAAIDTALYDLNAKKLGVPIYKLTGGKYRDKTAINRHIGITDIKKTEKLTEEYIRQGVKSIKIKIGDKVVEDIARVKTVRSTAGKDVNIRVDANGGYDIGKAVKFIRGVVDCDLEMYEQLLPANMIDEASRLRREFGIPLCADEGVHSPADAAEQLMKGAADFITVKLIKTGGIYPALQIAGIAQAAGVGCVIANTFDTQINCAACLHLACSIPSAKTANDLTCYATQKEMADTCHRLKDGYLYVGPEPGIGVRSLAEFQLD, translated from the coding sequence ATGTCCAGAATAAAAAAATGGGATATCAGGACTATAAAGCGTTCCACTACCGTGATGGCCACCTCTTACGGCAAGCCACCGCAGGAAAAGGAACACGTCATCGTCAGAGTGGAGGACGAAGATGGCGTACGTGGCTGGGGCGAATCCACGCCCTTACCGGAATTTTCGGGAGAGACGGTCGCCATAGTCAAGCTCGTGCTCACTAAATATCTTCTGCCGCCTCTTATCGGCATGGAAAGTTTCGATATGGGGTCCTTACACGAAAGCATGGACATATCGATATACGGCAACAATGCATCAAAGGCGGCCATAGATACCGCTCTGTACGACCTCAATGCAAAGAAACTAGGCGTGCCCATATATAAACTGACAGGAGGCAAGTACAGGGATAAAACAGCTATAAACCGTCATATAGGAATAACCGATATAAAAAAAACGGAAAAGCTGACGGAGGAATATATCCGACAAGGGGTAAAAAGCATAAAAATAAAAATCGGCGATAAAGTCGTCGAAGACATAGCGAGAGTCAAAACGGTCCGATCCACGGCCGGGAAAGACGTCAATATAAGAGTCGATGCCAACGGAGGTTACGACATCGGAAAAGCCGTAAAGTTCATACGTGGCGTCGTGGACTGCGATTTAGAGATGTATGAACAACTTCTTCCCGCAAATATGATAGACGAAGCCTCTCGATTGCGAAGAGAGTTCGGAATACCTCTATGCGCGGATGAAGGAGTGCACTCGCCCGCGGACGCAGCCGAACAACTCATGAAGGGCGCGGCCGATTTCATTACCGTCAAACTCATCAAGACCGGAGGGATATATCCGGCCCTTCAAATAGCGGGAATCGCTCAGGCGGCCGGCGTCGGCTGCGTCATCGCCAACACCTTCGATACTCAGATAAACTGCGCCGCATGCCTTCATCTGGCATGTTCCATTCCGTCGGCAAAAACCGCAAACGATCTAACATGCTATGCCACTCAAAAAGAGATGGCCGATACCTGTCATCGCCTAAAAGACGGCTACCTCTACGTCGGTCCGGAACCCGGCATAGGAGTACGCAGCCTGGCGGAATTCCAATTGGACTGA
- a CDS encoding AAA family ATPase: MDMNKGYLSSVTLKNLTAFSSVTGRFSPGLNVLVGEGGSGKSHMMKFLYGACEASLGQRSFPEKLTRLFMPLGGRIGRLVRRGEELSSGAIEIRKTRDGGEDHILCSFDDSTDSPSEVEMVGEREWLAHPLESVFLPVKEMLVHAPNFTALHRAGRLAFDDTYADVIERSMAQPEAPLDEDMTELALDLERRIGGQVVEREGGFFLQSEYDDLEFPLMAEGLRKLGVLWRLIRNGTLTGGSVLFWDEPEANVNPSAIGPMMEVVLAIQRRGVQVFLATHDYVVLKELDLRSREGDDVRFHALFRNGRGIDISSTEDYPSLHPNVISQVFMDLYHRDATRALLESEEGES; the protein is encoded by the coding sequence ATGGACATGAACAAAGGTTATCTTTCGTCGGTGACGTTGAAAAACCTTACCGCTTTTTCCTCCGTCACAGGACGTTTTTCACCGGGACTGAACGTGCTGGTGGGAGAGGGAGGTTCTGGTAAGTCTCACATGATGAAGTTTCTCTACGGAGCCTGCGAGGCTTCGCTGGGCCAGAGGAGTTTTCCCGAGAAGCTGACCAGGCTGTTCATGCCCCTGGGCGGACGGATCGGACGTCTGGTGCGGCGGGGAGAGGAGCTGTCCTCCGGTGCCATAGAGATCAGGAAGACGAGAGACGGCGGAGAGGACCACATTCTATGTTCCTTCGACGATAGCACGGATAGCCCGAGCGAGGTGGAGATGGTGGGAGAGAGGGAGTGGCTGGCCCACCCTCTCGAGAGCGTTTTTCTGCCGGTGAAGGAGATGCTGGTCCACGCTCCGAACTTCACGGCGCTTCATCGGGCGGGACGGCTGGCCTTCGACGATACCTACGCCGACGTAATAGAGAGGTCCATGGCCCAGCCGGAAGCACCTCTGGACGAGGACATGACGGAGCTGGCCCTGGATCTGGAGCGGCGTATAGGCGGCCAGGTGGTGGAGAGAGAGGGAGGCTTTTTCCTTCAGTCCGAGTACGACGATCTGGAGTTCCCCCTGATGGCGGAGGGGCTGAGAAAACTCGGCGTCCTCTGGAGGCTGATACGAAACGGTACCCTTACGGGAGGGAGCGTCCTCTTCTGGGACGAACCGGAGGCGAACGTCAACCCGTCGGCCATAGGGCCGATGATGGAAGTGGTCCTAGCGATACAGAGAAGGGGGGTTCAGGTTTTCCTGGCCACCCATGATTACGTGGTGCTCAAGGAGCTGGACCTCAGGTCGAGGGAGGGAGACGACGTCCGTTTCCACGCCCTGTTTCGAAACGGCAGGGGGATAGACATTTCCTCCACGGAGGATTATCCGTCGCTTCACCCCAACGTGATCTCCCAGGTTTTCATGGACCTCTACCACAGGGACGCCACCAGGGCTCTTCTGGAGTCGGAGGAGGGAGAAAGTTGA
- a CDS encoding chromate transporter — protein MIFKVFAAFLRAGFLGFGGGAAIAPAIHKEAVDRHGWVDDGTFNDVLALSNTLPGPAAPQMAAVIGYRAAGIGGMLAAVSALVVPMAVLVVVLISWIFSAVGESADKMLLLKRSTVAVFPLVSAMLCRLMLKFYRQGSEAIGSVRTVLFSLVCLALLYLGVDNGFVILAMISLAITSAAPWPGWFRYVMAVPVAALLFVHSDLVSTLSMTVPDYLEWSVVLGLLVAGAVGLWTTPAENGLPESTGEAGLRPVLEDLGRIWSVVLAVCVPLVVFCPLLRSSAYLALLAGMTFTGLMTFGGGPVFIPLAIGLLAGPSSQIFLYTRERLMQYIAIVNALPSPIISKLSAISGWDMVQRVADSGTAYSGPLWLWTSAGGAILVVAMVLPAVTNSLVAFSCLDRIKRSPGMKAMTKFILPVLMAIFLSVFISFMDTTFRTVASFPGQSAISSGLQCVWLFCLFLWLQTRLRRIPDPLLILGAVAYGIIVL, from the coding sequence TTGATATTCAAGGTTTTTGCGGCTTTTCTGAGGGCCGGTTTTCTGGGATTCGGAGGAGGGGCCGCCATAGCCCCGGCGATACACAAAGAGGCTGTCGATAGACACGGCTGGGTGGACGACGGCACCTTCAACGACGTCCTGGCGTTGTCGAACACCCTGCCGGGGCCGGCGGCCCCTCAGATGGCGGCGGTCATAGGCTACAGGGCGGCGGGAATCGGCGGAATGCTTGCGGCCGTCTCCGCTCTGGTGGTCCCCATGGCGGTGCTGGTGGTGGTCCTCATCTCCTGGATCTTCTCTGCCGTGGGGGAGAGCGCCGACAAGATGCTGCTCCTCAAGAGGAGCACCGTGGCGGTTTTCCCTCTGGTGTCGGCCATGCTCTGTCGGCTGATGCTCAAGTTCTACCGTCAGGGGTCGGAGGCCATAGGATCGGTCAGGACGGTGCTGTTCTCTCTGGTCTGTCTGGCTCTGCTCTACCTGGGGGTGGACAACGGCTTCGTCATATTGGCCATGATATCCCTGGCTATAACCTCTGCTGCTCCCTGGCCCGGATGGTTCCGCTACGTCATGGCGGTGCCGGTGGCGGCTCTGCTTTTCGTCCACAGCGACCTCGTCTCGACGTTGAGCATGACCGTTCCGGATTACCTGGAGTGGTCGGTGGTGCTCGGGCTTCTGGTCGCAGGGGCCGTCGGGCTTTGGACCACCCCTGCGGAAAACGGGCTTCCGGAATCGACCGGCGAGGCCGGGCTACGTCCGGTTTTAGAAGACCTCGGGCGGATCTGGTCGGTGGTGCTGGCTGTCTGCGTGCCTTTGGTGGTGTTCTGCCCTCTTCTTCGATCCTCCGCCTATCTGGCGCTTCTGGCCGGGATGACCTTCACCGGACTCATGACCTTCGGAGGCGGCCCGGTGTTCATTCCACTTGCCATAGGGCTTCTGGCCGGGCCGTCGTCTCAGATATTCCTCTACACCAGGGAAAGGCTCATGCAGTATATAGCCATAGTGAACGCCCTGCCGTCTCCCATAATATCCAAGCTCTCCGCCATCTCCGGCTGGGACATGGTGCAGAGGGTGGCCGATTCGGGAACAGCCTATTCCGGTCCCCTTTGGCTTTGGACTTCGGCGGGAGGAGCCATCCTGGTGGTAGCCATGGTGCTCCCTGCGGTTACGAACTCGTTGGTCGCCTTCTCCTGTCTCGACAGGATAAAGAGATCACCGGGTATGAAGGCCATGACCAAGTTTATCCTTCCCGTTCTCATGGCCATCTTCCTGTCGGTCTTCATCTCCTTCATGGATACAACCTTTCGTACGGTGGCCTCCTTCCCGGGACAGTCGGCTATATCGTCGGGGTTGCAGTGTGTCTGGCTCTTCTGCCTCTTCCTCTGGCTACAGACCCGCCTGCGCAGAATTCCCGACCCCCTCTTGATATTGGGCGCCGTGGCCTACGGGATCATCGTTCTCTAG
- a CDS encoding efflux RND transporter permease subunit, which yields MSNPASFALRKRTFMAVITVMIVAAGIIAYGKLGRLEDPTFTIKTALVVTPYPGASPSEVEEEVTDVVEEAVQSMGQVKEVRSTSQEGLSLVYVDMQDDYRSHELPQIWDELRKKVSDVRGQLPPGAGPSIVNDDFGDVYGVFFALTGKGYTMKQLEDYAKDLKKELLLCDDVAKVSIWGTREERIYVEFKRSRLAELGIPPASIYATLSGQNLVETAGNVEMDGEYVRISPTGAFPDESAIGDLLIGGMKGLVRLGDVATVTRGYQDPPERIMEFDGKPAIGIGISTVSGGNVITMGNSIRETLAEIESNRPLGMELSPVYYQSDIVTESVSVFITNLAEAVGIVIAVLMVFMGWQSGLLIGFILLLTILATFLGMFLLDIDLQKISLGALILALGMLVDNAIVVADGILVKVEKGETREQAAVDVVRDTQWPLLGATFVAILAFTAIGFAPGNIGEFCHSLFEVMALSLSISWILAVTVTPLLCVWFLKIPKETTDPYDRPLYRFYRRALQSCLAHRWITIGAVLAMLIVALIGFGAVPQTFFPDSTQKRFYVNYWKPQGSHIDETYRDTSSIGDFVSELEGVESVASFVGEGTLRFVLSYNYESPNGSYGQLLVQVDDVSRIDGLIDHIEEHIYENYPDAESHCTKLPNGPGLEYKVGVRFRGPDVEVLKELADRALEVMRENPNVADLRTDWRQPVHVLRPIFSESKARQAGVSRNNLHQALQWTYGGSRVGIYREGDDLIPIVSRPPEEERTSVGSLGDVQVWSDGAMAFVPLSKVADGEELIWEDPLIKRHDRQRAISVECNPAIGLAETLRRQVLPGIEAIELPPGYSMEWIGEYEDSLEAQEPLQKTFPICLVAMFVTVVWLFNSLKRPIVIFLTVPLSIIGVVGGMLLFGVPFGFMSILGFLGLSGMLIKNAIVLIDELDLQLKGGKEPYHAVVDSAVSRLRPVAMAAATTILGMAPLLFDPMYSGMSITIMGGLFVGTFLTLIVVPVLYSVFHGVKESS from the coding sequence ATGAGCAATCCCGCTTCCTTCGCTTTAAGAAAGAGGACCTTCATGGCGGTGATAACCGTCATGATAGTGGCCGCCGGTATAATCGCCTACGGAAAGCTGGGCAGGCTGGAGGATCCCACCTTCACAATAAAGACCGCCCTGGTGGTCACTCCCTATCCAGGAGCCTCTCCCTCGGAGGTCGAGGAGGAGGTCACGGACGTGGTGGAGGAGGCCGTCCAGTCCATGGGACAGGTCAAGGAGGTCCGATCCACCTCTCAGGAGGGACTGTCTCTGGTCTACGTGGACATGCAGGACGACTACCGTTCTCACGAGCTGCCTCAGATATGGGACGAGCTCAGAAAAAAGGTGTCCGACGTTAGAGGACAGCTGCCCCCCGGGGCCGGTCCCTCCATAGTCAACGACGACTTCGGCGACGTCTACGGAGTCTTCTTCGCCCTGACCGGAAAGGGCTACACCATGAAGCAGCTGGAGGACTACGCAAAGGACCTCAAGAAGGAACTGCTTCTGTGCGACGACGTGGCAAAGGTGTCCATATGGGGAACCAGGGAGGAGCGGATCTACGTCGAGTTCAAACGGTCCCGACTGGCCGAACTGGGCATACCTCCGGCAAGCATATACGCCACCCTCTCGGGACAGAACCTGGTGGAGACGGCGGGAAACGTGGAGATGGACGGAGAATACGTCCGCATCTCCCCTACCGGCGCCTTTCCGGACGAATCGGCCATAGGCGACCTGCTCATAGGTGGAATGAAAGGGCTGGTTCGGCTGGGCGACGTGGCCACTGTCACCAGAGGATACCAGGACCCGCCGGAGAGGATCATGGAGTTCGACGGCAAACCCGCCATAGGAATAGGGATCTCCACCGTGTCCGGCGGCAACGTCATAACCATGGGAAATTCCATAAGGGAGACCCTGGCCGAAATAGAGTCGAACAGACCTCTGGGGATGGAGCTTTCACCGGTCTACTATCAGAGCGACATAGTGACCGAGTCTGTGTCGGTATTCATAACCAACCTCGCCGAGGCGGTGGGAATCGTCATAGCGGTGCTTATGGTCTTCATGGGATGGCAGAGCGGTCTTCTTATAGGCTTCATACTGCTTCTCACCATACTCGCCACCTTTTTGGGAATGTTTCTTCTAGACATAGATCTTCAGAAGATCTCTCTAGGGGCTCTCATACTTGCGCTCGGTATGCTTGTGGACAACGCCATAGTCGTGGCCGACGGCATACTGGTCAAGGTCGAGAAGGGCGAGACCAGAGAGCAGGCGGCGGTGGACGTAGTACGAGACACCCAGTGGCCCCTTCTGGGAGCGACTTTCGTGGCGATACTGGCCTTCACCGCCATAGGGTTCGCTCCGGGAAACATCGGTGAGTTCTGCCACAGCCTATTCGAGGTAATGGCCCTGTCTCTGTCCATAAGCTGGATACTGGCGGTCACTGTGACGCCACTTCTGTGCGTGTGGTTTCTGAAGATACCCAAGGAAACGACCGATCCCTACGACAGGCCTCTCTACCGGTTCTACCGAAGGGCGCTTCAATCCTGTCTGGCCCATCGGTGGATCACGATCGGGGCGGTCCTGGCGATGCTGATCGTCGCCCTGATAGGCTTCGGGGCCGTGCCTCAGACCTTCTTCCCCGACTCGACCCAGAAACGGTTCTACGTCAACTACTGGAAACCTCAGGGATCCCACATAGACGAGACCTACAGGGACACGTCCTCCATAGGCGACTTCGTATCGGAACTTGAGGGAGTGGAGTCGGTGGCGTCCTTCGTGGGAGAGGGGACTCTGCGCTTCGTGCTGTCCTACAACTACGAATCTCCCAACGGCAGTTACGGTCAGCTACTGGTCCAGGTCGACGACGTGTCCAGGATCGACGGACTGATAGACCATATAGAGGAGCATATATACGAAAACTACCCCGACGCGGAGTCCCACTGCACCAAGCTGCCCAACGGCCCGGGGCTGGAGTACAAGGTGGGGGTCCGTTTCAGAGGCCCAGACGTCGAGGTATTGAAGGAGCTGGCGGACCGGGCCTTGGAGGTGATGAGGGAAAACCCCAACGTGGCCGACCTGCGTACCGACTGGAGACAGCCTGTCCACGTCTTGAGGCCGATTTTCTCCGAAAGCAAGGCCAGGCAGGCCGGAGTCAGCAGAAACAACCTCCATCAGGCCCTTCAGTGGACCTACGGGGGAAGTCGGGTGGGAATCTACCGTGAGGGAGACGATCTTATTCCGATAGTCTCCCGTCCCCCAGAGGAGGAGAGGACCTCTGTAGGTTCTCTGGGAGACGTTCAGGTATGGAGCGACGGAGCTATGGCCTTCGTTCCCCTGTCGAAGGTGGCAGACGGAGAGGAACTGATCTGGGAGGATCCCCTGATAAAGAGGCACGACCGTCAGAGGGCTATATCGGTGGAGTGCAATCCCGCCATCGGTCTGGCCGAAACCTTGAGGCGACAGGTCCTGCCTGGAATCGAGGCTATAGAGCTTCCTCCGGGCTATTCGATGGAATGGATAGGCGAATACGAGGACTCTCTGGAGGCCCAGGAGCCCCTCCAGAAGACGTTTCCTATCTGTCTTGTGGCGATGTTCGTCACGGTGGTATGGCTGTTCAATTCACTGAAAAGACCGATCGTCATCTTTCTCACCGTGCCTCTTTCCATAATAGGGGTTGTGGGAGGAATGCTGCTCTTCGGAGTACCCTTCGGGTTCATGTCCATACTTGGTTTTCTGGGCCTTTCGGGGATGCTCATAAAGAACGCCATAGTACTCATCGACGAGCTGGACCTACAGCTCAAGGGAGGCAAGGAACCCTATCACGCAGTGGTGGACTCGGCGGTTAGCCGACTCCGTCCTGTCGCAATGGCTGCGGCCACCACCATATTGGGAATGGCCCCCCTCCTCTTCGACCCGATGTACTCGGGAATGTCGATAACCATAATGGGAGGCCTCTTCGTCGGCACTTTCCTGACCCTCATAGTCGTGCCGGTGCTATACTCGGTATTTCACGGGGTCAAGGAATCGTCTTGA
- a CDS encoding efflux RND transporter periplasmic adaptor subunit, whose product MNKKILWVCAVLFLALGSWFLWSHVVMASEKNSDKVVEAPRPRPVGLETVGVGAIRSDRRYPGVVEADQEAFLAFRVAGPLTKVDVQLGDLVKKGQRLAQIDPRDFRDEIEVLKAQLEGARATLENAQTDYGRSKSLLKEKVIAQAEYDGAKKAVTTARSSVRNLSAQLDIAGHRLQDTELKAPFDGIVSERKVENHEMVSAGQVVMGLLDISTLKVTANVPEGALVRGSLSEGTKAELSFPSIPDLKLTGTLEEWSSSPDPATRTYSVSFSFPAPEGVRVLPGMTAEVLWNGEEGSSEVVTVPLGAVVSRGDGGSSVWVYDPDEKVVRSRSVSLGKVGGDDRLPVIDGLRPGERIVVAGVDFVTEGMSVSPLER is encoded by the coding sequence TTGAACAAGAAAATCCTATGGGTTTGTGCCGTCCTGTTCCTGGCACTGGGATCGTGGTTCCTGTGGAGCCACGTCGTTATGGCATCGGAGAAAAACTCGGACAAGGTCGTCGAGGCCCCCAGACCCAGACCGGTGGGACTGGAGACCGTTGGAGTCGGTGCGATCCGGTCGGATCGCCGCTACCCCGGCGTGGTGGAGGCCGATCAGGAGGCCTTTCTTGCCTTCCGGGTAGCAGGTCCCCTGACCAAGGTGGACGTTCAGCTGGGAGACCTGGTGAAGAAGGGGCAGAGGCTTGCCCAGATAGACCCCAGGGATTTCAGAGACGAGATAGAGGTGTTGAAGGCTCAGCTCGAGGGAGCCAGAGCGACCCTCGAAAACGCCCAGACCGACTACGGCAGGTCCAAGTCACTGCTGAAGGAGAAGGTCATAGCCCAGGCCGAGTACGATGGGGCCAAGAAAGCCGTCACCACGGCCAGATCGTCGGTAAGAAACCTCTCGGCCCAGCTGGACATAGCCGGACACAGGCTTCAGGACACGGAGCTAAAGGCTCCCTTCGACGGCATAGTGTCGGAGAGAAAGGTGGAAAACCACGAGATGGTCTCGGCGGGACAGGTGGTCATGGGGCTTCTGGATATATCCACCCTCAAGGTTACAGCCAATGTCCCCGAGGGGGCCCTGGTCCGAGGGTCCCTGTCGGAGGGAACGAAGGCGGAGCTGTCCTTTCCGTCCATACCGGATCTCAAGTTGACCGGGACCCTCGAGGAATGGAGCTCCTCCCCCGATCCTGCTACCAGGACCTACTCGGTGTCCTTCTCCTTCCCGGCGCCGGAAGGGGTCAGGGTGCTCCCGGGAATGACCGCCGAGGTCCTCTGGAACGGCGAGGAGGGCTCCTCCGAGGTCGTAACGGTGCCTCTGGGGGCGGTTGTATCCCGAGGAGACGGCGGATCGTCCGTCTGGGTCTACGATCCTGACGAAAAGGTGGTGCGATCCAGGTCGGTGTCGCTAGGCAAGGTCGGAGGAGACGACAGGCTGCCGGTGATCGACGGCCTCAGGCCCGGCGAGAGGATAGTGGTCGCCGGAGTGGACTTCGTGACCGAGGGCATGTCCGTCAGCCCTCTTGAACGATGA
- a CDS encoding TetR/AcrR family transcriptional regulator: protein MAGYSSGDRTRENLVNAAGELAAELGFSRVTTREVAKRAGENVGSIHYHFGSKEKLFEAVVYKAIDPQLKNPLSDVLAPYMDRLDDRTVQAEAVVSAVRWFMGQLFYDDKPLWCCRVIYQLLQSPGHLRDLAYSVAIEPGVESFRRLLRRVDGSLSFKDSIREMLIICSPIFFHADYRDIIGRELGVESYCPDYLEGLERSVLKRTLFALGLADQVEKIWNSSERGGE from the coding sequence ATGGCAGGATATTCCAGCGGAGACAGAACCAGGGAAAACCTCGTGAACGCCGCGGGAGAGCTCGCGGCGGAACTGGGCTTCTCCAGAGTGACCACCAGAGAGGTGGCCAAAAGGGCCGGAGAAAACGTCGGCAGCATCCACTATCACTTCGGCAGCAAGGAAAAGCTCTTCGAGGCGGTGGTCTACAAGGCCATAGATCCTCAGCTGAAAAACCCCCTTTCCGATGTTCTCGCTCCCTATATGGATCGCCTGGACGATCGAACGGTGCAGGCCGAGGCTGTGGTATCCGCCGTCAGGTGGTTTATGGGACAGCTTTTCTACGACGACAAACCCCTTTGGTGCTGTCGTGTGATCTACCAGCTGCTTCAGAGCCCGGGACATCTGAGAGACCTCGCATACTCGGTGGCAATAGAGCCGGGAGTCGAGTCCTTCCGAAGGCTCCTTCGAAGGGTAGACGGATCCCTGAGTTTCAAGGATTCAATTAGAGAGATGCTGATAATATGTTCCCCCATATTTTTCCACGCCGACTACAGGGACATCATAGGCAGGGAGCTGGGGGTGGAGAGCTACTGTCCCGATTACCTGGAAGGGCTCGAGAGAAGCGTGCTTAAGAGAACTCTGTTTGCCTTGGGATTGGCCGATCAAGTGGAGAAAATATGGAACAGCAGCGAAAGAGGAGGAGAGTAG